CGCGGTTCACAATACGCGAAGCCACCTCGTCGCCTGCTTTGGCCGCATCGATGACATCCTTGGCCATAATGTTGGTGACAAACGACAGCGAAGTGCGGTCGCCCCGCTCCACCGCGTCTTTTGCCATCCTGATTATCCCTGTTGCCGACGAAACCGTCTCTAGACAGCCCATTTTGCCGCAGGCGCATTGAATCGCCTCAAGATCCGGCACGATGGACATATGTCCGAGCTCGCCGGCCATACAGCTGAAGCCTTCAACGATTTTACCGCTTACGATGACTCCCCCGCCAACTCCTGTTCCAAGCGTATAGCAGACGCAATTATCCACACCGCGACCTGCCCCCGCCCACGCTTCGCCGAGCGCTGCAACATTGGCATCGTTATTAACAAGCACTTTTTTTTGCAGCTTATCTTCCAAGAACGCCTTCAGATTCACATTGTTAAAATGCAGATTCACTGATAATTTGACGATGCCGTTCGGAATATCGAGAAAGCCCGCAATACCGATACCGACGCCTTCAACCTGGTCCCAATTATATGGAGATTGTTCTACAATATGCCGGGCATATTGGGCAATATTATTGCAAACGGCTTCCGACCCTTTTTCGACCTCGGTTGGGCCTTCATATGTTTGAAGTAGTTCGCCCTCGCTGCTGCAAATGCCTACTTTAATAGTGGTACCGCCGATATCAACACCAACAACAATCTTCTCAGACATGAATAGTCCACCTCAAAAATAATGGTATGGGGTGCTTCTGTTCCAACTATAAGCGAACGGTTGCAGCGGGTCAAGCGCACCCCAAAGGGCACTCCGGCCATAGAAATCAACCTGTTTACGGTATAAAATGTCAGCTGCCCGACTTACGTGAAGCGACGCTGTCCACTATATATTGGACAGCGCCTCTTCCCCGTGCTTCGCGTTTATAAGATTAATCTGTATGCCGCATAACGGCATTACAGCGTCTGGCTCCAGTCATGAATCGCATAGCCTTCAAGGAATTTCTCGCAATCCAGCGCAGCCATGCACCCGCTGCCGGCGGCAGTGATCGCTTGGCGGTACTTGTTGTCCTGAACATCCCCGCATGCGAAGATGCCAGGGATATTGGTCTCCGATGTGCCGGGCTTCACAATGAGATAGCCGGTCTCGTCTGTTTCAAGCTGTCCGCCGAGGAACTTCGTATTCGGAGTATGGCCAATTGCCACGAAAATACCGTTCGTCTCAATAGTTTCTTCCGCGCCGGTAACATTGTCACGCACCTTCAGCCCTGTTACCCCTTGCTCGCCGGCTACGACCTCAAGCGGTGTGCGGTTAAGCGCCCAGGTGATCTTGCTGTTCTCGCGGGCGCGGTCCTGCATGATTTTGGAAGCGCGCATTTCTTCCCGGCGGTGTACAAGCACAACCTCGGAAGCAAAGCGCGTCAAGAAGCTTGCTTCCTCCATCGCGGAATCGCCTCCGCCGACAACAATGATCTTTTTGCCGCGGAAGAAGAATCCGTCGCAGGTGGCGCACGTGCTTACCCCGCGTCCTACATTTTCCCGTTCGTTAGGAATGCCGAGATATTTGGCTGAAGCGCCTGTCGAGATAATAAGCGATTCCGCCTGCAGTTCGCCCTGGCCTTCAATTTGAAGCGTGAAGGGACGCTTCGAGGTGTCTACCGAGTTGACCCAGCCCGTACGAAACTCGGCACCGAACCGCTCCGCCTGCTTGCGCATATTGACCATCAGGTCCGGTCCCATTATGCCTTCGGGAAATCCCGGGAAGTTTTCCACTTCCGTGGTCGTCGTTAACTGGCCGCCAGGCTCTGGGCCCTCTATTACAAGCGGGTTCATGTTTGCGCGGGCCAGGTAAATTGCAGCGGTCAATCCCGCCGGGCCTGTACCGATAATAATTGATTTGAACATGTTAAAATCCTCCTTCGTATTCCACTTTCATTAATCGCTGTGCTCTGCCGCCAATGCAGGGAAAATCATCTTCATTTTCTCCTTGATACCGCATATCTCATCAATGCGCTTGGCGCATTTGCTCACGGTCGCTATCGAAGTGCCGTAGCGCAGGGAAACCTCATGATACGAAATTGCCCGGCGGTGCATCTTCGCCGTTAAATATTCCAGCGCGGCAGCCCAGCCCTCAACCTTGCCGAGCTTCGGCACATCGGGATAAACTCGGGACAAGAACTCGATCCACAGCGTGAGCAGATCGTGCTGCTGTACCAAGTCGTAATGCTTATTCATGCGGACAAGAGCGGCTTCAAGCACAGCTTGCCATTTCTCATTCCAGACCGGTAGACGAGAAGGCATGCGGCTGTGCTCAATGACCGTTTTTTCCCCTTCCAGTATAGCTTCAAGCGATTCATGCACTCCAATCGAACGGAGTACGAAGATCGCGATACGCTTCAAGTAATCGTCCTCATGCGGCTCAAGAATGAAATCCCGCAGAGCATCCTTCACTTCATTGTCGGCGATCAGCCCAAGTGCCTGGATAACCTGCAGCTTCGTTTGACGGTCGCCGTGGCGCAGCGCCCAGAAGAATGATGAGCGGACAAGCGGGTCCCGCTTGAGATGATCGGGAATCGCATCGCTCGATTTCTCCCACAGCTTGAATTGCTCCTCAAACGGCAAATGATAGTGGTAGCTGGTCGGCGACGGATGATTGCCGGTTCGAACCTGAGTGAGCTGCTCGAGATAATAGCCGGGCACATTCGATTCGGGATCAAGCTTGCCTGCCTGCTGCCACATCCGTTCCGCTTCACCCAGCCGTCCCATATTACAAGCCGCAACCGCGGTATAGTGGTAAAGACAAGGATCGGACTTCAGCGTTGTATCTTTAAGCAGTCGCGTGAAATGCCGGTAAGCTTCGCCGTGCTCACCAAGTATGCCCATCGTCGTTGCCAGTTTAAACACATGCTCTTGATGGAAAGGAACCGTTTTGCGAAGCAGCTCGACCAGCGGCTTTAATTGGGCCTTGTCGCCGGAATGCTGATAGAAAATCGCCAAATTGCACAGTGCATGCAGGTTGCCGGATTCAATCTCGAGCACTTCGCCGATTGTCGTCATCGCTTTGTCGAACATGCCCATATAGTAATAAGCAAGCGCCAAATTGTTGCGTGCAGCGAGAAAATCACCGTTCTTCTCGACGATGCTCTCGAGCAGTCTGACGGCTTCCACGAATTTGCCTTCCTCCAGCATCGTTCGGGCCCGGTCATGCTCGTAGAACCCTTCGCGCGCCTTAATAAAGGCAAGCTTGGTCGGACGTTCAAGCTCAAAATGGAGCAGCTCCATCATTTCTTCCGCTTCATCGAGAAACTGACCTTCCGCATCCTCTTCCAAGTAGCGGACAAGCGATTCTTCGGCAGCTTCATACATTTCCATATTGGCGAAATTGTTCGCCATATAGAAATGGCACTCCGTCATCGCCGGATCGAGCTCCTCGACAATGGTGCGAAGGATGTCGTTGGACCCTTCGTAATTACCCATTTCCGACAAAATACCGGCCATATTGCAATGGTTCACCGGATTGTCCGGTTCATATTCGACAGCACGCCGGAAATATTTCAGTGCCTTGTCGTAATGATATCGATCCAGCGAGCGTACGGCTCGCTCGAAGAAGAACGTAGCGTCCCATTGAATCGGTATAATTTTCGTTTTGTGGCTGGCTGCCGCACGTTTCTTTTCTTTCATTCGCAAGGCACCTCCCCGGTACATCAAAGTTGGTACGATTATACCATAGCGCAGCCTTTCCATACACGAAAGAATATGTGGCAAAATCGCGGACCACCCGCGGGCGACGGTTTCGCCTTCCATACAGGAAGGGGTACGTTCGGCGCGGGGAGTGCACGCGATTCAGATAATATACCGTATTATTGCGGCTTTACACGCCCGCATTTTTGAATAGAGTGCTGATCGAACCGCCCTGCATAATAATCCGTGTCGCTTCCGCCAGCATCGGCGCGACAGACAACAGCGTAAACCGGTCTGAACGGCTGTCAGGCAGCGAGATCGAGTCGGTTACGATGACTTCTCTTATATTCGGATGATCCAACCGCTGCAGGGCTGGGCCCGAGAACAGCGGGTGCGTGGCGCATACGTAGACATCCTCCGCGCCGCGTTCCTTGAGGCTTTCCACAACGTTGACGATCGTCGTCCCCGTGTCGATCAAGTCTTCGATGATGATGGGCGTCTGTCCTTCAACATCACCAATGACATGGGTGATCACCGATTCGTTGTGAGTGGGACGCTTCTTGATCATGATGGCGAACGGCGAGTCCAGGTAATTGGCGAGCTTCTCCGCCGTGGAGGCGCGTCCCGCATCCGGCGAAACGACAACCGGGCTCTTGATGTCTTTGAGCTTCAAATAATCACTGATCAGATCAAGCGCCGTCAAATGATCCACCGGGATGTTGAAGAAGCCCTGAATCGCCGGTGCGTGCAAATCGATCGTGATGACACGGTTAGCTCCGACGGTGGTCAGAACATCCGCAAGCATTTTCGCCGAAATCGGTTCACGCGGAGCAGCTTTTCTCTCCTGCCGCGCATAGCCGTAATACGGCACGATAATGTTGACCGTACGCGCGGAAGCGCGTTTCGCGGCATCGATCATGACAAGCAGTTCTACAAAATGATCGTTAATAGGATGTGAGAACGACTGTACGATGAAGACGTCGCAGTTCCGGATCGTTTCCTCGTAATGGACATAGATCTCGCCGCTCTTGAAACGGGACACTTTGATTTTGCCGAGCGGCAGTCCGAGCTCTTCGCTGATCCGTTCGGCAAGTTTCGGGTTCGAGGAACCCGAGAAAATACGCAGCTTGTCGCTAAACATGATACCCTCCTGAGCGATTAAACCACTAAGATTTTGCGATAATCCGCAGCTTGTTTCGACAACTTTCATTATACATGGAATCCTGAATTTTTCAAAAATCAATCATACGCCGTTTTCGCCCTTCAAACGAAGCTAACTGTGTAATCCCAATCTCTTTCAGCAGTGTACGGGCTTCGTCCAAATATTGGTCAAGCCGCTCCGGCTGATGCGCGTCGGAACCGATCGTCAGCGGAATGCCCAAATCGCGGGCACGTTCCACCATGCGCCGGCTTGGGAACATCTCGGCTGCGGGTGTTCGAAGACCGGACGCATTGAGTTCGATCGCCAAATCGTGGCGTTTGACCGCTTCCAGCGCAGCATCTTCGAGATGCGTCACATCGGCACCCGGTTTATAGCCGAAACGCTTAATCACATCGATATGCCCGATAAAGTCATAAAAGCCGGTTGCAGCCGCTTTGCAGACCGCATCATAATACTGCTGGTAGACGGCCATAGGTTCACGGCTGTCCCAACCCTGCGTTTGGCGAAAATCGGTCACGTCCCACGTACCCAGAAAATGAACCGAGCCGATAACATAGTCCCAGGGATAAGCCGCAACAATCCGGCCGATCGCATCTTCCCAGCCTTCGATATAGTCCCCCTCGAGACCTACGCGCACATCTATTCGGCCTTTATATTTCTCCTTAAGCTCGAAACACTCTTCCACATACCGCGGCAGCTCCTCCATCGGCATTGCCATCTCCGGTAGGTAAGCAGCAGGGTCGACATGCAGAAGCGGCATATGATCGGAGAGACCGATCTGATCCAGTCCGATATCGATGCCTCTTTGCACATATTCCTCCAGCGTGCCGATAGCATGTCCGCATCGCGCATGATGTGTATGATAATCGATCCGCATAACGGTTGACACGCCCTCTCCCATTTAAATTGTGTTGACCGGCAATGGCTCAAACCGACCGGCGCGGCTGCGGGCCCGGCTTGGCTAAATCAATGTTCGGCGATCAGGAAGGCTGTTTTGATTTGTTATGACGGCGGCCAAGCTCTGCCATTACGTCGTCCAGCGGAAGACCGCGTTCGCGAAGAAGTACCATTAAGTGAAAAATAAGATCGCTTGTCTCGCACCGAAGCTCGTCATTGTCTTTATTTTTGGCCGCGATGATAACCTCAGCAGATTCCTCGCCGACCTTCTTCAAAATCTTGTCGACGCCCTTCTCGAACAGATATGTCGTGTACGCGCCTTCCGGACGTTCCGCATAACGCTGTGCAATAATCGCTTCAAGCTGATTGAGCATGGCAAACCGATCGCCTGCCGCACCGGTCTTCCCGCCATCTTCTTGACCAACCGCACCCGAGAGGCCCTCAACCTCATTGAAAAAACAGCTGTAGCTTCCCGTATGGCAGGCTGCGCCGTTTTGATCCACGCGCACAAGCAGCGTATCGCCGTCGCAATCGTAATGCATGGATACGATGCGCTGCGTATGCCCGCTCGTCGCACCCTTATGCCACAGCTCGCCGCGCGAGCGGCTCCAGAACCACGTTTCACGCGTCTCAAGCGACTTCGCCAGGGACTCACGGTTCATATATGCCAGCATCAGCACTTCCTTGCTGACGGCATCCTGGACGACCGCAGGCACAAGACCGGCTTCGTTCCACTTTATTTGAGCTGCCGCTGTTTCTACCGTATTACTCATCGAACTTCCACTCCTCTGTGCTGCAAATCGTCTTTTACATCGCGAATCGTCATTTCCTTA
This is a stretch of genomic DNA from Paenibacillus sp. sptzw28. It encodes these proteins:
- the hisJ gene encoding histidinol-phosphatase HisJ; translation: MRIDYHTHHARCGHAIGTLEEYVQRGIDIGLDQIGLSDHMPLLHVDPAAYLPEMAMPMEELPRYVEECFELKEKYKGRIDVRVGLEGDYIEGWEDAIGRIVAAYPWDYVIGSVHFLGTWDVTDFRQTQGWDSREPMAVYQQYYDAVCKAAATGFYDFIGHIDVIKRFGYKPGADVTHLEDAALEAVKRHDLAIELNASGLRTPAAEMFPSRRMVERARDLGIPLTIGSDAHQPERLDQYLDEARTLLKEIGITQLASFEGRKRRMIDF
- the trxB gene encoding thioredoxin-disulfide reductase, translated to MFKSIIIGTGPAGLTAAIYLARANMNPLVIEGPEPGGQLTTTTEVENFPGFPEGIMGPDLMVNMRKQAERFGAEFRTGWVNSVDTSKRPFTLQIEGQGELQAESLIISTGASAKYLGIPNERENVGRGVSTCATCDGFFFRGKKIIVVGGGDSAMEEASFLTRFASEVVLVHRREEMRASKIMQDRARENSKITWALNRTPLEVVAGEQGVTGLKVRDNVTGAEETIETNGIFVAIGHTPNTKFLGGQLETDETGYLIVKPGTSETNIPGIFACGDVQDNKYRQAITAAGSGCMAALDCEKFLEGYAIHDWSQTL
- a CDS encoding tetratricopeptide repeat protein — encoded protein: MKEKKRAAASHKTKIIPIQWDATFFFERAVRSLDRYHYDKALKYFRRAVEYEPDNPVNHCNMAGILSEMGNYEGSNDILRTIVEELDPAMTECHFYMANNFANMEMYEAAEESLVRYLEEDAEGQFLDEAEEMMELLHFELERPTKLAFIKAREGFYEHDRARTMLEEGKFVEAVRLLESIVEKNGDFLAARNNLALAYYYMGMFDKAMTTIGEVLEIESGNLHALCNLAIFYQHSGDKAQLKPLVELLRKTVPFHQEHVFKLATTMGILGEHGEAYRHFTRLLKDTTLKSDPCLYHYTAVAACNMGRLGEAERMWQQAGKLDPESNVPGYYLEQLTQVRTGNHPSPTSYHYHLPFEEQFKLWEKSSDAIPDHLKRDPLVRSSFFWALRHGDRQTKLQVIQALGLIADNEVKDALRDFILEPHEDDYLKRIAIFVLRSIGVHESLEAILEGEKTVIEHSRMPSRLPVWNEKWQAVLEAALVRMNKHYDLVQQHDLLTLWIEFLSRVYPDVPKLGKVEGWAAALEYLTAKMHRRAISYHEVSLRYGTSIATVSKCAKRIDEICGIKEKMKMIFPALAAEHSD
- a CDS encoding ROK family glucokinase — translated: MSEKIVVGVDIGGTTIKVGICSSEGELLQTYEGPTEVEKGSEAVCNNIAQYARHIVEQSPYNWDQVEGVGIGIAGFLDIPNGIVKLSVNLHFNNVNLKAFLEDKLQKKVLVNNDANVAALGEAWAGAGRGVDNCVCYTLGTGVGGGVIVSGKIVEGFSCMAGELGHMSIVPDLEAIQCACGKMGCLETVSSATGIIRMAKDAVERGDRTSLSFVTNIMAKDVIDAAKAGDEVASRIVNRAAFYLGKSLAAVAVVLNPQRFIIGGGVSNAGDFLFDQIREVFKKVTPDIAQEGVEIVPAILGNNAGIVGAAGLIIRS
- the hisIE gene encoding bifunctional phosphoribosyl-AMP cyclohydrolase/phosphoribosyl-ATP diphosphatase HisIE, whose translation is MSNTVETAAAQIKWNEAGLVPAVVQDAVSKEVLMLAYMNRESLAKSLETRETWFWSRSRGELWHKGATSGHTQRIVSMHYDCDGDTLLVRVDQNGAACHTGSYSCFFNEVEGLSGAVGQEDGGKTGAAGDRFAMLNQLEAIIAQRYAERPEGAYTTYLFEKGVDKILKKVGEESAEVIIAAKNKDNDELRCETSDLIFHLMVLLRERGLPLDDVMAELGRRHNKSKQPS
- a CDS encoding ribose-phosphate pyrophosphokinase, yielding MFSDKLRIFSGSSNPKLAERISEELGLPLGKIKVSRFKSGEIYVHYEETIRNCDVFIVQSFSHPINDHFVELLVMIDAAKRASARTVNIIVPYYGYARQERKAAPREPISAKMLADVLTTVGANRVITIDLHAPAIQGFFNIPVDHLTALDLISDYLKLKDIKSPVVVSPDAGRASTAEKLANYLDSPFAIMIKKRPTHNESVITHVIGDVEGQTPIIIEDLIDTGTTIVNVVESLKERGAEDVYVCATHPLFSGPALQRLDHPNIREVIVTDSISLPDSRSDRFTLLSVAPMLAEATRIIMQGGSISTLFKNAGV